The sequence below is a genomic window from Macadamia integrifolia cultivar HAES 741 chromosome 1, SCU_Mint_v3, whole genome shotgun sequence.
ACTCCCATGGTGAATGACTTGTGAATGTCATGTCCTTGGGAAGTTCCCGTCACTATACTCCGGGCCCTCTATAATCACTATCAACGTTATGTTCCTCGGGACATAATGCAAGATGATGATGGGAATATTAAAGTGTTGCTTCAAACGACGAATGCATTATCGTTGTTCTATTATTATCATCCCCAAACTGGAAGTTTTACTAATTTAATTTACGAGGAAAATAGAAATCTATTCATCAGTTTCTATACTGAGAGCTTGCGGTCACTGAGACATGTACTACAGGTAACATTTTGTTGGCAATTTAATTGATTTCTGAATGTGTTTGATTTGAGTTAATTAACacgctttattttatttggatatAACTGTATTAACCCATTATAAAAGTCTATGTTCTTCAgtattttctttaattaataTCCATTATATATACTTCTGCACCTGAAATGTTTGGTAGGATCTACTGATTTAATTAGCTACCTTTTCATTATATTTCTCTCATTAATTCATGATAACTTGTAATTAACCTTCTTACATTGGTCTCATTGTCTACTATATATGAAAATAAGTTAAATTAATATTGAATCTCGTTTTTTTAATATTGTATATGGATTTCTGAATGTTCGTATTTTTTGGGTATTCTCTCTAATTCACATTTGGACACATTAAGAAAACCCATAACAGTCCTTCACTTCAAGTTTGCAACTTCTAGTTTATAAACTTGATAAAACCTGAGCTCAAGAGTCaagaattttcttctttgtctagTCTTTAGAGgcttacacatttttttttttttggggtgaaagATGCTTACAGAATTTCAGCATTAACATCTCCAGTTAGGCAATCACTCGGATAGTCGGATGCTCTTTTAATGGTACCGCCATCCTGGCTGGTTATAAATTCAAATGCTTTAGTAGGCATTCTCCAGATCTTCCGTGTTTGTTAAATTCCTCTTTCTGGTATTTTGATTGTAATCTACTTCTGGTTCCTCAGACTTCTTCTTTCGATttgtttttcctcttctttttctggaTCTTCTTGAAACTTATTTTTCAGTGATCCTCCCATGATTTCAGCACTATCTTATAAGGACTTGGCTTGGGAAGAAGTCTCACAAATGATATCTTAAGCCAACTTCCCAGATCACTCACGAGCTCCAACTGTTCCAGGTATCTTGAACTAGTTCCTCTCAAAGTTGGTTTTAGTCTTGAGGtccaaaaccaaattgacaCTTAGAATCTTGAGAGGTGTACTGTTGAAGTTGAACCATATTATGAGCTTGCTAGCTTCGGATCCCAACTCAGTCCATTTGTATGCACAAAATTGTCACCTTCCTTGTGAGCAGCCTCGCTCACAATTTGTATTGATGCCTCAGTTGCAAGTTTCAAGGTCTCAGTTTTGGACATGGTTTTGGTCAGGCTCGAAACCGAGATATCTTGAGATCTCGCCAAAACCTTGCATTTTTTCCCACAAGTTTCGGGGTTGGGTTTTGGTGGCCATACGACCAAGTCAGGTCATGAACTTGTCATCCAGCCTATTTTAGGTCTTCTAAACATAgtgaaaatattaaattttaaaaaaaatcaaaaccaatatgaTACTTTGAATTTagaccctaggttggtagttTGGTTGCATACAATCTCTACCCTAGGCTATTCTACACAATCTTTAGTACTACTAGAACATATATAATTCAAGTAAAGCAACTTAAATAAGCATTAAGAATTAAAAGACATCAAATTATAAACCATTTTATAAATTAGGCATCGTGCATGGTTTGTTAGTAATTGTTAGAAAGAGTCATATATATTAGAGTAAACAATAGCAGTATAGTACAATACAAGTAAAACATATTCAAATTGGGGGAGTTTTCTTCACCACAAGTTGAaataggtctattaagatttGGCCATAAGAAACAAATCCAATTATTGTCCAATCTTCTTTGGGTAAGATTTAGCCATAAGATGAAGCAAAAAGCCATTTTTGGGGAGTTTTATTCACCACAGGTGGAATTACAAGGAtaaaagtatcggtatcagtcgctgtatcggtcgcccaaaattaagatacgtatcggagggtatcgtatcgtatcagagatacactaagatacgctaaagatacataaatggatataaaacatttttttaaacatttttgcataaagattttgttaaaaaaactattgataacatgtattatgcattaacagtaaattgagggtattgcactaagaattcaaggtttatagttgttccataaatgtaaaatccttgttcccaaccttgatttctactttagttagagagaaatatggctaacagcaactttggaacaaaaacccctcaaaaaatcatgtttttctgaaaaattactcatcttggccattataggaccgtagcgcactgtatcagtacataccgatactcaccgatacgtattgatcgatacataccgatacatatcgaaacgtaccgatacatatcgaaacgtacatttcacatcgattttatatttttcatggagtcgtatcggtgcatatcgtatcatatcgatgtgtatcagtggtgtattgatgcatatcggtatgtatcgtaggatatatatcgatacgaaaggattttaaaaatttcatgtatcgtatcggtcggttaaatttaagatacgtatcggagggtatcatatcagtatcggagatactttaaaccatgggtggAAACAAGTCAAGATAGCCGAGTCTGGATTGAAATTTCAACCTAGTCTTGTCAAGTTGGGTTATTTATATGGGCTCGGCTCCTCTACTGTGCATTAGAGGCGGCGGCTCAGATCCAACGCCATGGAGCGTCTCGGCACGGAACCCAACACACAGACATGCGCCTCGAGGCGCTCCAAGGCGTTGGATGTGAGCCGCCGCCTCTATAGTGCAGTAGAGGAGCCAAGCCCTATTTATACCTCGAGGCACTCTATGGCGTTGGATCTGAGCTGCCGTCTCTATTATGTAGTAGAGGAGCCCTGCCCTACTGATATAAAGGCCCATGTGACATATCGACTGTGATATTCCGATATGTAATATCAAACCAAGATTTCAAACTGAAACCGAGGTTTCGGtcgaaatattattttttattattattatttttttctttcaatagtGGTTTCGATTGGTAATTGTTTAAACAGAGAAATTTTTGAAATCTCGCCAAGATCTTGTAAAGTTGTAATACGTAGAGTTGTTTGTGAGGAACCATCACAATCCCACAAGAGAAATGTACCCAACCCCAATGAGATAGAGTGTGCAAATTGTGCTTTGGTGTCCTTGCTCATGTTTTTGCTTGTAGATGTATGTGCTGGAAGCTCCTTGCTTGACTCCCACACACGAGGTAATGCACAAGTACAGGGAAGACAAAAAAGTGTTTGGACTAGGCAAGTCAAAGGTATgtatactccaaatgccaaagCTTTGAATTGTATCTATTGTTTTGTCTCTAGATGTGTGTGCTTCGTGCTGGAAGCTCCCTGCTTGACTCCCACACAAGAGGGAATGCACAAGTAAAGgaacaaagagaagaaacaatTATGAATTTATTCATCTTCTTTTAACTTCCTGATGGAGGATTAAAACTTAAGAAAATATTTATGTAGATTTAACTCTCATGTGAATCCCACCTTAAGTTCAACCAACTAAATGAGGTTTGCTACATTGATCGGTGCGAAGACAAAATAAGAATAGTAatagtaaaaggaaagaaattgaTGTAGATCGATTCTTTGGCAAGCAATACACTAGTTGAAAGAATCGAAGGGGTGGTCCATCACACCAATTAGTGGACCAGTCCGCAGGGCCATAGAACCAACCTATTGAATTGGGCCAGCCTACTTGGGCTCGAGTTTTTGGGTCTCTTAAACCCAAAATCATGgggagttatttatttatttagttttttaaagcttcattttctgtttctttcgtTTTTGAGGCAAGTCTTATGCCTATATATTGTAATCAGACCATCATAGAGGTCCCCAGTGATTCTTAAAGATGAATGAAGCTTTGCTTTCAACAAGATATTGTCCTATGAGAGCCTGAGTGACTAAGAGAGTCCAACTGGTGAGATAGCTAGTCTATCCCTCCCCCTCCTTCCTATcgatctcctttctctctcctttctattttcttgtttccTGAGTGGCTGTAGTTCTGTCTAAGACCTGTTTGAAGGCTGAAtacaagaccttaacatctgctgctgctgctcagACCTGAGAATTCCTCTATAAGGCTCGTGGTCCTGTTCTGGAGAATTACTGTGCAACCTTCAAGTCCTCTACAAGGTTGGGTTTACAGTTGCTTTGGATTTCATCCAATTGGTTGTAGAATGTTGAGACCCATTGGTTATTTGTAAATTACGTAGTCCAAACTCTACTTGATGGGTCTTTAGTTCAAATTGGTAGTGCTTGGAACATTAGCTTGCCTCAAACATGTTCGAAGGGGATGGTGGTTAGAATCCACCAAGACCCATTTTTATTCAGTTATCCATAGCATAATCAGTTTAGTCAATCATGACATTTTGTGTATTGAAAGATCATTACCATTTTAGTAGTGACATTTGGTGTAATGGTATGTTAAATGTGATAATGGCAAATTTTGCAACTATTTGAGACACCAGAATATGTAACAAGTACTTTTTTGGGTTAAATATGATGGTATTTATCTAATTATTTTAGAGGTAAGAAGTGATTTTGTAAAAAGGTCTACCAAacgttgtttctgttctttttctgTTCGTGCAATAGTTTACCAAACAATGTTTCTATTTTACCTGACTGTTCTCACAACAATGGAATCGAAAATGAACACTTCTGCGAAAAAAACATTTCAAACGGCACCTAAGAGTTGCTCTTTCCTACTAGGATGTGAATATATTTACATTTAATCTAATTTTTCTGGTGACAAATATTCTATTTTCAGATATAGGTGGAGTTTCATACCCACGAGAAAGAAAGGAGGTATAGAAGTTATAGGAAAGCTTCCTTTTGGTTACCTTTATTTAACATGACATTTGATTGAACTATTTGGGTACTAGATTGGTGCTAATTCTATTCAGATTGGCTTGATTTAAGTAGAAGCTCATGATAAATGGCTTCTAGCTTTGTGATAGAGAAGATCCTGGTTTTGCTTCTTAATTTGTTGCCTGCTGTTAACTGTTATGCCAGGAAAGTTCACTGTAAATATGGTGCCTTAATCAGTAAGTTGACTATAATAATTATGTTAACGTGTTCCTTATCTGGGTCTCTCTTTATTTGCTGGTATAGTATAGGTTCTCTTCAAGCTTATACAATTTACAGGACATCTTTTTAGTTAGACAGGTGAACAGGTCATGAGTACTCCAGATCCTCTGCAACGTTGCACTGGGTGTGGTGGGCATCCGACAGCTTGGAGTGCTTAAGGTATCTTTCAAGGTATGCTTTCCATGGAAGCATGAGAACAATCATATGGGCTATGATCATTAATAGATCATCTTTTCCCCAATGGTGCATCTTAGAACTTAATCCCGCTCTCCCCCCACCatccccacccacccaccccccccccccttttttttggtggaCTTAGAACTGAATTCCAttgcttttaaaatttaatgCTTTGGATGTTTCTTAAATTGCATTTAGTTTATGACAGCCAAATGTGGTCCATTGATTTGATCTAGTGACTGTTGACTCCATTTTGTAAATTTTATCAGTCAATCCTTCCTTTGACTGACCACTTATTAGAATTTTCTCTCGAATTAGTTGTGCTTCAAGCCTTCAAgtgcaaatttttttatttaaaaactgattttttaaattacatttgCAAGGTTTATTCTGTTTAATATTAAGCCCCCTTTGTTGATTAAAAGTTTCTTAAGAAAACAAAGGATTTATTAAGGTTAGATATCCACAAAATTTAAATATCAACAAAAAATGATCCATTGTTCCATATACACCACACCttaaagtaaaaagtaaaataaaatgaaatccaTAATCCCCACCTTAGCTTCATGGTTCATGCACCTTGTTTTATTTAAAATGGTTCCATTAGGAACAAGCAAATTTATATTAATAGGAAATGTGGTGGCGAAAGCACCGGCTTGTTTAGGGCACCTCTCGTTTGAAATATATAGGCAGAATATGCTACTTCATAGGCCATCGAAGAAACGTTATCGTCTTTATCAACATTCGGTGGTCAAGGTTTATAACTTGGATGAGCAATCGAATGTCTAAAAGTAGTGAATTAAATGactattataatatatatatttttaaccGTTAGGCACAAAGAGAGTTGAACTCTTTTAATTTGGGCTTAGAAagtagaatttgatttttaataatATGATTTCATGCTTTTTAGATCATTAGTAGCTGATGAAGTCACttaaatcaaatatttttcaatTCTATGTACATTTAAGCATTGCTAATTATTCACATTTTGCCATCAACAAGTTTAAACACATCATGGTCCATGATTTTAGTCTACTTAAAGATATTTCTAATCTATTATTGCAAGCCATTAGCATTTAGCATCTTTCTCAACCTTTTGTAGATTGCCAACCCAAAAGTGACAGACATCTGAATGTTCCTAAGTAATTACCAAAAGTGATAAAGACATCTGAATGTTTCTAAGTAATTAGATTGTTTCACGCCATCTGATCAAATAAGATTATTATggcttcgtttggttgcaatggaaatttaaagggaaatgatgtgaaattttcatactttaaaaagaaatgtttgtaatcattatcccatatgattttataatttttttaactatatttagtaatgatatcttttacatgtaatttttattttacatatcatagcaaagggttttggatgctacgtaaagtaaaattttattgccaaatatgaaatgatttgaagttaatgttaaagtcacatgggtaatgattacatttgtttcttttttagtatgaaagtttcacttcacttccctttaattccctttacaaccaaacatagcctatagTTTGAGACGAAGTAACAATATCTACTTATACATGAGTCGAAGTGTTTTGAATCAAAAGCAGAAAGCAAACATCTTTATTACAAACATTTTATTTTGACTCTATTTATTAAGGGTCAAATAAGCATCGCAATATGAAAGACtttatttggagatttttttttttttggtaaaaaatttatttggagatatagaaaaatatatatcaaagtatcaaacatgcaaaatctgaaaaatacaATATGAATATTACATCATAGTAGGTATTTCCAAGGGTCCAATGGTATAGTAGAAGATATTACATCTGCCAATTTGATTGGGGAAGCTATTATCTCCAATAAAATTAATGATATACCCTTGAACAAAAATAGTAGTTTTAAATAGCATATATATGGGAATATGATTTTAATATTATGATTCAATgaaaatttatttcacaaaattATCAATAACTAACATAATCACCTAAATCAAATATTTAAGAGGTTTATAGTAGCTTAAATGTCACTAATCTATACTCCAAGTCCATTACAAAATTCACAAatggtttttctttgtttgactTATGACTTGGACATCAAATTTGTCTAGGACTGAGGCTGTCAGAGGCTGCAGGTCTAGAAGATCTGAAGTCCAGCATGGCTGTACCAAAACAATAGCAATCCAGATGAATGTATTAGACCGTAACTCATGACCCTTTACTCATCCTGAAAAAATAGGAATGGACATAAGGAACTATATTAGCCACATTGTGGGAATTCTTCTTGTCCATAATTGTAGAAATTGGAATCATCTATGAGACTATTCAAAGTGAAAGGGAAAGTTTAATTAAAAATGATGTATCTAGTTTATCTGatatataatttctcaatatCATCTATAGCTATTTCCAATCACCCCCCAAGTTTCAACTAACaaaatcaatattttgaaaGCAGAAGGTTTTCCACGATGCTCGAGTATTTAATTTCTAATTCAGGTGCATGGGTAGCCCAGATgatgaatcataaataaggggttttagaggaaagagaaggtgCACGTAGACCTCCACTTTTGTGTCTTGAAGTGTGAAAGAATCTGCACATGAATAGTGtgtgatttttttaccctattTTGAAATAACATATGACTTAACTTTCAATTTTACAAAAATTGTGCTCTGGTATAAATTTAACTTTATgttttctcattattacactaaTATTGTACAAGTGACCCATCTAATTGATATGGGCGTAGGAAGCTAagtcaaatatttttgaaatgtaCAGTAGATTCTAATTCATATTCCCTTGAATTTATCAATAGATTAATCTTTATCTAAGCATTGCTACTTCATATTTTACTAAAAACAGTAACTGAAAGTTTCAAAACAGTACTCAATTGACCTTTTCAATCAAGGCAAATATTTCTAGAAGTTCATAGTATATATACAAACTTTAatcttttttattcatattttgCGTTTGGAAAGTTTCAACAGATTCTCATCCTTATAATATAGAAATCAAAGTCAATAGTCAATGGAAAAATTGTAACATGTTAAACCAAACATAAGAGTTATCCCCTTATACATGTTTCTCGTGGGCATGGTTGAACCTCAAGTAGATGTATCTAAATATATTTTGGGTGGAAGTTACCTGCTCGGTAGCTACTGTAGGCTATATAGGCAAGCGAGAGCCAATGAACGCCTTCTTATTGATTAAGGAGATAGAGAGGGGTGCTAGTGAAGGCTACACCCCGGGCAAAAAACATTCGCCCTCATAATTTATGGGAAAAGTTTCCTTTTAGACAATGTGGCACCTTTGCTAACGTGGGGGCCAATTGGAGTCTGCCAGAGGAATCCTACAGGAGGGGCGGCGTAGTTGTTTTGCCTCTCCTATGTCTAGGTGCAAGGGGGCGTATCTTGATGACGTTCCCCTCCCGTAATTTGTTGTTGCTAAACATATTGAAACACATTTAACAACAATAAAACATAGTTATATAATTTTACTTGGGATTCTCAAGCGTGGATAAAGGAGGAGGGTTGATGTGTAAGTCAACCTTCTTGGGGTAAAACTACGTAGTTCTTATCCTCGGGCCTCGCACATGTAGGAACCTCGTCCATTGAACGCACCCTTTTGTTGATTCATCAAGTCTGCAGCTAAGAGCATTGTTAAAACTTTGACCAAGCCTTTTTTAAACATATATTTCCAATAGAATTCAAAACTACTATGCACCTATAAAATGGTAAAGCATGGACAAAAACAACCCATCACCCTCAATGACTCGGTTAATTCTACATACACAAAGTGTAGACATTTTCAACCCATTGTTCTCATCAATGACTTGGTATacaaacatttatttttatctttggatgctaaaaaaaataaggagaaagttttcctccaccattTGGGAAAGTTTACCACATCATCCTAGGGTTCATAAGCTCTATAAATTTTTAGTATgtttcccaaaataccctcctaCCTATATCTGAaaacaatttatttttcatctatTTTTAATTACAAAATTACAACACGATTTTCCTTGTATATAAATTAATGTCAACTCAGTTGAGACAAAACTCACGTAAAACCTACTAATAACTCATTATTGATGTGGACATTATAGGTTTCAAACGTATTGATGCTCAAGAATGTGATAAGGTAGACAATTTCAACCCAATGACTTGGTATAAACTATAAACTATATTAATTTTTGGAGAAGAAGCTCAAGTAGGATCTATTAGTGTCCATTATTTGTGTGAAGTGTGAACATCAGAGTCAATCTTAGTGGGTTTCTCATGGGTCTTTCTGGATTCCAAAATGGACTCACCCTTCATCTCATAAATCATTAATGAGCTTGGAAAGACCAAGTCTTTTGGCATAGCCTCAAGGAAGATGGCCCTCTTGGTTGTTGTGTTGCTTGTGGTGTGATCTTACCATCTACTTTTCTATATAAGGGTCTCTTAATTTCTTACCATACTCATCAACTAAACTGCTCTCTTCCTCAgcttcatcctctctctctatagCTATCTTAAAGATGGATGTGTCTTCAATTCCAATTTATGGGGGCTTGAAGAGGTACTGGAGTGGGAGAAAATATCAGAGACTCGATGGTGGATTCATTGTAAGGAAGAAGTTGAGGGTCTTGAGGCTGGGAGGGAACAGTACTACTCGACggtcatcatcattattatcaCCAACATCAAAGATAAGAGAAACATCAAAGCTGCAACTCAAAATTAACAAGTGGCCCATGAAGGTTTTTGGGAAGATTCGTGAAGGTTACATAAATATGATGCTTGGGGTCGCAGGCAACGTTGGTTACTTGGGGGACCCCAAAAATGTTTTTGGAGAAAAGAGGATTCCAAGAGGCCGACCAATTCCAACAGTTTCCCAGTTGAATCAATTTGATAAGAAACTTGTTCTTAAggtttacaactcaattgcTGCTTCTCGAGAATTTGCTGCCTTCTGATCTGATCTTAAGAACCTTTTGTATTTACTATACTTCTTCTCTACCCAAAAAACAATTTTGGCTTTATATGTTGGTTTGATCTTATACTGTGGgacgatggagaagtttcatCTTCCCATTTCTGATTAAGATTTTGAAACATGCTAAGCTTTTCTATGAAACTGTGTTTAGAAATGTCTTGTTACTTGCATCGGTGTAGTTATCACATGTGTAATCAATATCATATGTAAAATACTATCATTCTCCTTACTGTTTGTTGGGGTATTATGTTATGTAAGGAAGAGTTATTGTAGGGAGAAGTTATTATGTGGTTGAAGGAGTTATTAGGTGTTTCGGGATCATGGGCGATCATGGGGAAGGAGTTACTATTGTAAACAACTACCCTCTTGTGTATCTATAAAATGGGAAGAATGAATTAAGAACACAAGAAGTTTAGTAAATTCTCTTTAGAAACTGAGGTTGACTCCCTCCCAATCAGTCAAAACTGAGGTTAGCGACCTCCCAATTATGCTAAGGCAATCCGATCCTATtccttctctcttattttctctcttctattcctATTTTGTCTCCACCAAATTTTGAGTACATATTATGTTTcaatatatgtatgtatgtattggAATGGTCTACAGTTCCATGATATTTTATCACGATCAAGAATTATACATTTTCATTctggctttgtttggttgccaggggaatgaaaatttttgaggttaagggaaaattttttcccagaaataaatttagatgtttgattgtaagggaaatatattttacatgtgaaaaaaatttcacttatatattaaaatttccctttttatttccctaccaaaataggaagaaaaaataaaacccgtGGAACCAATGATggcctttccctttcttttcaatcttttctgtttcctttcttcttcttaggaGCTTTGGATGGTTAATGTCGGCTTGAAGGATCTTCTTTGCTACTACGATGAAAAGGGTTTTTCGTACGCTCTTCAGTCTATCGTTTTTAATTGGGATTGTCTACATACTAAGTTGCAGAACTGTGATGCGCCAAATAATAGTAGGAGAGCATTCTCTTAACAAGTGTCCTCCAACGGTCGTAGGTATCCTTCTTGTGCGGTGATGAGGAACAATGGGGTTTTGCTTAAGACAGAATATGGAGATCTGAACAACAGTCACGGTATCACTTCACTTCATTtgtcttgcaaccaaacaactcaaaagggaaaaaaaaaaaatattccttcccttcacttcacttcctttcatttcccttcccttcccttcccttttcccTTGCAAACAAACGCAGCCT
It includes:
- the LOC122079869 gene encoding uncharacterized protein LOC122079869; its protein translation is MDVSSIPIYGGLKRYWSGRKYQRLDGGFIVRKKLRVLRLGGNSTTRRSSSLLSPTSKIRETSKLQLKINKWPMKVFGKIREGYINMMLGVAGNVGYLGDPKNVFGEKRIPRGRPIPTVSQLNQFDKKLVLKVYNSIAASREFAAF